From Dehalococcoidia bacterium, a single genomic window includes:
- a CDS encoding helix-turn-helix transcriptional regulator, protein MNQTELAESLGVSKAYVSMVLSGKKQPSKKVAEALGRLGVNLKVNQNEAKSSILSHARLPVPTLPQVKQGPKTTEFCEQFTSLFTNI, encoded by the coding sequence ATGAACCAAACGGAACTAGCTGAATCGCTGGGGGTTAGCAAAGCTTATGTCTCAATGGTGCTTAGTGGGAAAAAGCAGCCTAGTAAGAAGGTGGCTGAGGCATTGGGCAGGTTGGGAGTTAACCTAAAGGTTAACCAAAATGAAGCTAAATCATCGATCCTAAGTCATGCTCGTCTGCCAGTTCCGACACTTCCCCAGGTAAAACAAGGCCCGAAAACGACCGAATTCTGTGAACAGTTCACAAGTTTGTTCACAAACATCTGA